In the genome of Pan troglodytes isolate AG18354 chromosome 15, NHGRI_mPanTro3-v2.0_pri, whole genome shotgun sequence, one region contains:
- the SLC25A47 gene encoding solute carrier family 25 member 47 isoform X3 — protein sequence MCPAPPACPEPKYRGPLHCLATVAREEGLRGLYKGSSALLLRDGHSFATYFLSYAVLCEWLSPAGHSRPDVLGVLVAGGCAGVLAWAVATPMDVIKSRLQADGQGQRRYRGLLHCMVTSVREEGPRVLFKGLVLNCCRAFPVNMVVFVAYEAVLRLTRGLLT from the exons ATGTGTCCTGCGCCCCCAGCCTGCCCAGAGCCCAAGTACCGCGGGCCACTGCACTGCCTGGCCACGGTAGCCCGTGAGGAGGGGCTGCGCGGCCTCTACAAGGGCAGCTCGGCCCTGCTCTTACGGGACGGCCACTCCTTTGCCACCTACTTCCTTTCCTACGCCGTCCTCTGCGAGTGGCTCAGCCCCGCTGGCCACAGCCGGCCAG ATGTCCTGGGCGTGCTGGTGGCCGGGGGCTGTGCAGGAGTCCTGGCCTGGGCTGTGGCCACCCCCATGGACGTGATCAAGTCGAGACTGCAGGCAGACGGGCAGGGCCAGAGGCGCTACCGGGGTCTCCTGCACTGTATGGTGACCAGCGTGCGAGAGGAGGGACCCCGGGTCCTTTTCAAGGGGCTGGTGCTCAATTGCTGCCGCGCCTTCCCTGTCAACATGGTGGTCTTCGTCGCCTATGAGGCAGTGCTGAGGCTCACCCGGGGTCTGCTCACATAG
- the WARS1 gene encoding tryptophan--tRNA ligase, cytoplasmic (The RefSeq protein has 1 substitution compared to this genomic sequence): MLVSLKMSYKAAAGEDYKADCPPGNPAPTSNHGPDATEAEEDFVDPWTVQTSSAKGIDYDKLIVRFGSSKIDKELINRIERATGQRPHHFLRRGIFFSHRDMNQVLDAYENKKPFYLYTGRGPSSEAMHVGHLIPFIFTKWLQDVFNVPLVIQMTDDEKYLWKDLTLDQAYSYAVENAKDIIACGFDINKTFIFSDLDYMGMSSGFYKNVVKIQKHVTFNQVKGIFGFTDSDCIGKISFPAIQAAPSFSNSFPQIFRDRTDIQCLIPCAIDQDPYFRMTRDVAPRIGYPKPALLHSTFFPALQGAQTKMSASDPNSSIFLTDTAKQIKTKVNKHAFSGGRDTIEEHRQFGGNCDVDVSFMYLTFFLEDDDKLEQIRKDYTSGAMLTGELKKALIEVLQPLIAEHQARRKEVTDEIVKEFMTPRKLSFDFQ, encoded by the exons ATGTTGGTGTCATTAAAAATGAGCTACAAAGCTGCCGCGGGGGAGGATTACAAGGCTGACTGTCCTCCAGGGAACCCAGCACCTACCAGTAATCATGGCCCAGATGCCACAGAAGCTGAAGAGGATTTTGTGGACCCATGGACAGTACAGACAAGCAGTGCAAAAGGCATAGACTACGATAAGCTCATTG ttcGGTTTGGAAGTAGTAAAATTGACAAAGAGCTAATAAACCGAATAGAGAGAGCCACCGGCCAAAGACCACACCACTTCCTGCGCAGAGGCATCTTCTTCTCACACAG aGATATGAATCAGGTTCTTGATGCCTATGAAAATAAGAAGCCATTTTATCTGTACACGGGCCGGGGCCCCTCTTCTGAAGCAGTGCATGTAGGTCACctcattccatttattttcacAAA GTGGCTCCAGGATGTATTTAACGTGCCCTTGGTCATCCAGATGACGGATGACGAGAAGTATCTGTGGAAGGACCTGACCCTGGACCAGGCCTATAGCTATGCTGTGGAGAATGCCAAGGACATCATCGCCTGTGGCTTTGACATCAACAAGACTTTCATATTCTCTGACCTGGACTACATGGG GATGAGCTCAGGTTTCTACAAAAATGTGGTGAAGATTCAAAAGCATGTTACCTTCAACCAAGTGAAAGGCATTTTCGGCTTCACTGACAGCGACTGCATTG ggAAGATCAGTTTTCCTGCCATCCAGGCTGCTCCCTCCTTCAGCAACTCATTCCCACAGATCTTCCGAGACAGGACGGATATCCAGTGCCTTATCCCATGTGCCATTGACCAG GATCCTTACTTTAGAATGACAAGGGACGTTGCCCCCAGGATCGGCTATCCTAAACCAGCCCTGCTGCACTCCACCTTCTTCCCCGCCCTGCAGGGCGCCCAGACCAAAATGAGTGCCAGCGACCCCAACTCCTCCATCTTCCTCACTGACACGGCCAAGCAGATCAAAACCAAG GTCAATAAGCATGCGTTTTCTGGAGGGAGAGACACCATCGAGGAGCACAGGCAGTTTGGGGGCAACTGTGATGTGGACGTGTCTTTCATGTACCTGACCTTCTTCCTCGAGGACGACGACAAGCTCGAGCAGATCAGGAAG GATTACACCAGCGGAGCCATGCTCACCGGTGAGCTCAAGAAGGCACTCATAGAGGTTCTGCAGCCCTTGATCGCAGAGCACCAGGCCCGGCGCAAGGAGGTCACGGATGAGATAGTGAAAGAGTTCATGACTCCCCGGAAGCTGTCCTTCGACTTTCAGTAG
- the WARS1 gene encoding tryptophan--tRNA ligase, cytoplasmic isoform X1 yields MPNSEPASLLELFNSIATQGELVRSLKAGNASKDEIDSAVKMLVSLKMSYKAAAGEDYKADCPPGNPAPTSNHGPDATEAEEDFVDPWTVQTSSAKGIDYDKLIVRFGSSKIDKELINRIERATGQRPHHFLRRGIFFSHRDMNQVLDAYENKKPFYLYTGRGPSSEAVHVGHLIPFIFTKWLQDVFNVPLVIQMTDDEKYLWKDLTLDQAYSYAVENAKDIIACGFDINKTFIFSDLDYMGMSSGFYKNVVKIQKHVTFNQVKGIFGFTDSDCIGKISFPAIQAAPSFSNSFPQIFRDRTDIQCLIPCAIDQDPYFRMTRDVAPRIGYPKPALLHSTFFPALQGAQTKMSASDPNSSIFLTDTAKQIKTKVNKHAFSGGRDTIEEHRQFGGNCDVDVSFMYLTFFLEDDDKLEQIRKDYTSGAMLTGELKKALIEVLQPLIAEHQARRKEVTDEIVKEFMTPRKLSFDFQ; encoded by the exons GATGAAATTGATTCTGCAGTAAAGATGTTGGTGTCATTAAAAATGAGCTACAAAGCTGCCGCGGGGGAGGATTACAAGGCTGACTGTCCTCCAGGGAACCCAGCACCTACCAGTAATCATGGCCCAGATGCCACAGAAGCTGAAGAGGATTTTGTGGACCCATGGACAGTACAGACAAGCAGTGCAAAAGGCATAGACTACGATAAGCTCATTG ttcGGTTTGGAAGTAGTAAAATTGACAAAGAGCTAATAAACCGAATAGAGAGAGCCACCGGCCAAAGACCACACCACTTCCTGCGCAGAGGCATCTTCTTCTCACACAG aGATATGAATCAGGTTCTTGATGCCTATGAAAATAAGAAGCCATTTTATCTGTACACGGGCCGGGGCCCCTCTTCTGAAGCAGTGCATGTAGGTCACctcattccatttattttcacAAA GTGGCTCCAGGATGTATTTAACGTGCCCTTGGTCATCCAGATGACGGATGACGAGAAGTATCTGTGGAAGGACCTGACCCTGGACCAGGCCTATAGCTATGCTGTGGAGAATGCCAAGGACATCATCGCCTGTGGCTTTGACATCAACAAGACTTTCATATTCTCTGACCTGGACTACATGGG GATGAGCTCAGGTTTCTACAAAAATGTGGTGAAGATTCAAAAGCATGTTACCTTCAACCAAGTGAAAGGCATTTTCGGCTTCACTGACAGCGACTGCATTG ggAAGATCAGTTTTCCTGCCATCCAGGCTGCTCCCTCCTTCAGCAACTCATTCCCACAGATCTTCCGAGACAGGACGGATATCCAGTGCCTTATCCCATGTGCCATTGACCAG GATCCTTACTTTAGAATGACAAGGGACGTTGCCCCCAGGATCGGCTATCCTAAACCAGCCCTGCTGCACTCCACCTTCTTCCCCGCCCTGCAGGGCGCCCAGACCAAAATGAGTGCCAGCGACCCCAACTCCTCCATCTTCCTCACTGACACGGCCAAGCAGATCAAAACCAAG GTCAATAAGCATGCGTTTTCTGGAGGGAGAGACACCATCGAGGAGCACAGGCAGTTTGGGGGCAACTGTGATGTGGACGTGTCTTTCATGTACCTGACCTTCTTCCTCGAGGACGACGACAAGCTCGAGCAGATCAGGAAG GATTACACCAGCGGAGCCATGCTCACCGGTGAGCTCAAGAAGGCACTCATAGAGGTTCTGCAGCCCTTGATCGCAGAGCACCAGGCCCGGCGCAAGGAGGTCACGGATGAGATAGTGAAAGAGTTCATGACTCCCCGGAAGCTGTCCTTCGACTTTCAGTAG